The nucleotide sequence TCGATCTGTATGATAAATATTTGCACGAATAACTTAATGCTTTCTTTTTAATTTAATTATCAGATGGTTCACAATAAGAAACAATCAAAGGGATAAAGCAAACAAGATACTTAGCCTTGCAATTCAAATTGCAAGTCCTTTTAGCTTGACATTTGTTTATTTGTTTAATAAATTGAACCCATGACAATCGGCAAAAAAATACTCGACCTGAGACAAAGTAAAAAACTGACATTAAGGCAGCTAAGCAAACTGTCCGGCTGTTCACTGGGGTTTCTCTCTCAAATTGAACGTGACCTCGTATCACCGACAATTGCTTCACTGAAGAAAATTGCAGACGCTTTGGAAGTCAACATGATGTACTTCTTTGATGACCCCCACTCCAATCAGAAAGTTGTCGTAAGAAGGAATGAGCGCAACAAGATGGTTAACCCCAAATCAAAAGTTACTTATGAGCTGCTGCGCCCGCAATTCTCTGAAACAGAGCTGGAAGCACTGTATATGTATCTAAAACCGGGTGCTTTCAGCGGAAAGGAAAGTCATTCGCATAATGGCGAAGAGTTTGTGATTGTGCTGAAAGGGCAGATGGAGGTTTCTGTTGAAAACGAAACCTTTCTTTTGGATGAAGGGGATTCGGCCTTGTATAAATCCAATCACCCTCACAGCTGGAAAAATCCTTCTGATGATGTCACGGAAGTTCTCTGGATAAATCACCCCCCCACATTTTAAAAGTGTTTATTACGATAAATTTGTTGTCTCCATACAAACTCAAAAAATCAAGCAA is from Flexistipes sinusarabici DSM 4947 and encodes:
- a CDS encoding helix-turn-helix domain-containing protein, which translates into the protein MTIGKKILDLRQSKKLTLRQLSKLSGCSLGFLSQIERDLVSPTIASLKKIADALEVNMMYFFDDPHSNQKVVVRRNERNKMVNPKSKVTYELLRPQFSETELEALYMYLKPGAFSGKESHSHNGEEFVIVLKGQMEVSVENETFLLDEGDSALYKSNHPHSWKNPSDDVTEVLWINHPPTF